The Oncorhynchus tshawytscha isolate Ot180627B linkage group LG12, Otsh_v2.0, whole genome shotgun sequence genome includes a window with the following:
- the LOC112264053 gene encoding calcium homeostasis modulator protein 6, producing MDSRQQWLTRLKNELSNSPLVSNVAFGFILMGLEKLVELEFECPCNPKWNGVFSSAFFIIPAVMAFTLMLIIQGCRCDTWCQKTVSFSSFVPAIVWLILLFLDGQYFACAMTDWKGRFVIVDKAAPQKWCEPTSEGDVTPQELMLRSQQLFVVSQVIGIFLLIIICVGLIVYVIRESCQQESEMQDADVAELTVLRMSSLRTRTT from the exons ATGGATAGTAGACAACAATGGCTTACCAGACTGAAAAATGAACTTAGCAACAGTCCTCTGGTCTCAAATGTGGCTTTTGGATTTATCCTCATGGGACTAGAGAAGCTGGTGGAGCTGGAGTTTGAGTGTCCTTGCAATCCTAAATGGAACGGAGTGTTTTCATCTGCCTTCTTCATCATTCCTGCTGTCATGGCCTTCACGTTGATGCTGATCATTCAAGGATGCAGGTGCGATACGTGGTGCCAGAAGACTGTGTCTTTTTCCAGTTTTGTTCCTGCAATCGTCTGGCTGATCTTGTTGTTCCTCGATGGCCAGTACTTTGCTTGTGCAATGACAGACTGGAAGGGCAGATTTGTCATAGTTGATAAAGCAGCACCGCAGAAATGGTGTGAGCcaactagtgagggagatgtcaCACCGCAAGAACTAATGCTCCGCTCGCAGCAGCTATTTGTTGTGTCTCAG GTTATAGGTATATTTCTTCTCATAATCATCTGTGTGGGACTCATAGTGTATGTGATCAGAGAGAGCTGCCAGCAGGAGTCTGAGATGCAGGATGCAGACGTAGCAGAGCTCACCGTGCTCAGGATGAGCTCTCTGAGAACCAGGACAACGTGA